Proteins from one Muntiacus reevesi chromosome X, mMunRee1.1, whole genome shotgun sequence genomic window:
- the MAGEA4 gene encoding melanoma-associated antigen 4, whose translation MEGEVYQRNLPLLVAVVSRAGRHEPVAACADFLIRVSERPTPALSCGEARGEMSTDPILRVLSQACSEERPHPARAKVRALRKHKRDYPSQKSENLTESTLLPAPRGPAPCQSLQPRYHRKEVVTKADMLGVLRDYQDLFPVILSQAAECMELVFGIDVKALDSTGLFYVLVNTLGLTYNDLLGDDEESMPIAGLLVNTLSIIFIDGNCVPEEKVWEMLGIMGLYAGMNHLIYGDPRELLTQVWVQAGYLEHRQVPNSDPARYEFLWGPRTYAETTKMKVLEFLAKVHGTTPSAFPDLYEDALQSEKTGPQTRVVARARTRARARAGTCARTRAYSRATSNSSSCPN comes from the exons ATGGAGGGTGAAGTCTACCAGAGAAACCTGCCCCTGCTCGTAGCTGTGGTAAGTCGCGCGGGGCGCCATGAGCCCGTGGCAGCCTGTGCTGACTTCCTCATCCGGGTCTCAGAGAGACCCACCCCTGCCCTCAGCTGTGGTGAGGCGCGGGGCGAGATGAGCAC CGATCCTATTTTGAGAGTTTTGTCTCAGGCCTGCAGTGAGGAGAGGCCACATCCTGCCAGGGCAAAGGTGAGAGCCCTGCGTAAGCACAAACGGGACTACCCATCCCAGAAGAGTGAGAACCTCACAGAGTCCACCCTCCTACCAGCACCAAGGGGCCCAGCACCGTGCCAGAGTTTACAGCCGAG ATATCACAGAAAGGAGGTGGTCACAAAGGCAGATATGCTTGGTGTTCTCAGAGATTACCAAGACCTTTTCCCTGTGATCCTCAGCCAAGCTGCTGAATGCATGGAGCTGGTCTTTGGTATTGATGTGAAGGCGTTGGACTCCACAGGTCTTTTCTATGTCTTGGTCAACACCTTGGGTCTCACCTACAATGATCTGTTGGGTGATGATGAGGAGAGCATGCCCATAGCTGGCCTCCTTGTAAATACCTTGAGTATAATCTTCATAGATGGCAACTGTGTCCCTGAGGAAAAGGTCTGGGAAATGCTGGGTATCATGGGGCTGTATGCTGGTATGAACCATTTAATCTATGGGGACcccagggagctgctgacccaagtgtgggtgcaAGCAGGGTACCTGGAACACCGGCAGGTGCCCAATAGTGATCCTGCCCGCTACGAGTTCTTATGGGGTCCCCGGACGTATGCAGAGACCACTAAGATGAAAGTCTTAGAGTTTTTGGCCAAAGTCCATGGTACCACCCCTAGTGCTTTTCCTGACTTGTATGAAGATGCTCTGCAAAGTGAAAAAACAGGACCCCAAACCAGAGTTGTAGCCAGGGCCAGgaccagggccagggccagggctgggACTTGTGCCAGGACCAGGGCCTATTCCAGGGCCACATCCAACAGCTCTTCTTGCCCCAACTGA